In a single window of the Rhizoctonia solani chromosome 16, complete sequence genome:
- a CDS encoding aldo/keto reductase family protein, which translates to MPRTSTSKATPKATATKASAKARPAQVHPPFVDMIVECIVAHRDDSRAGVSRPMIKKFLEDKYKIDITPSHITNINRAIARGAETNVFTLPKGPSGKVRLAPKKSTVEGKENHPPAKKTAVATKKASTSTSSKKPVPAKAQTSKKATSTTKPKAKPTTTKSSSARAKSSGTAKSARTKAPVKAPAKASAKAATTKAAPAKPAAAKKASTTKKAAVTKKTPTPKPAAKPKKTTSSTTTAAKAKASGTTSSRSGRSTRGTTTSSRGTKRVCFVIAYYLVLDVPAQCDNGGDDIREAGTEGARIVSVEAVGEILDILKSYGYHEIDTARVYTNGTSEELLGEADWKKRGLVVETKLYPSGPIKHTPEGIREYLGKSLDALKTDSIELFYLHAPDRSTPFEVTFKAVDELHKEGKFAKDMNVQPEAGSRFDPNRPDGQSKNYRARYWSETHFRALSIIEKATKEHQLTIAECALRWINHHSLLKAGYGDAIIIGASSKDHVESNLGDLEKGPLPAPVVEALDEAWEVLRASVRKYWH; encoded by the exons CACTGCTACCAAGGCATCCGCCAAAGCCCGGCCAGCACAGGTCCACCCTCCTTTCGTTGATATGATTGTG GAATGTATCGTTGCCCATCGGGATGATTCCCGTGCAGGTGTATCTCGCCCAATGATCAAGAA ATTCCTTGAGGATAAGTATAAGATTGACATTACGCCGTCTCACATCACCAATATCAACCGGGCCATTGCCCGTGGCGCCGAGACAAATGTCTTCACTCTCCCCAAGG GACCCTCGGGTAAAGTGAGGCTTGCGCCCAAGAAGTCCACGGTCGAGGGCAAGGAG AATCATCCACCGGCAAAAAAGACTGCTGTTGCGACCAAGAAGGCCAGCACATCTACCTCCAGCAAGAAACCAGTACCAGCCAAGGCACAAACATCTAAAAAAGCCACATCTACTACAAAGCCTAAGGCTAAACCTACTACTACGAAGTCGAGCTCTGCAAGAGCCAAATCTTCCGGCACCGCCAAGTCAGCTCGCACAAAGGCTCCTGTGAAAGCTCCCGCAAAGGCTTCTGCAAAAGCAGCAACCACCAAAGCCGCTCCAGCCAAACCAGCTGCTGCCAAGAAGGCGAGCACCACTAAGAAAGCAGCTGTGACGAAGAAAACACCCACTCCCAAACCCGCAGCCAAACCCAAG AAGACTACTTCGTCCACCACTACTGCGGCCAAGGCTAAAGCCAGCGGAACGACTAGCAGTCGATCGGGACGCTCTACTAGGGGTACCACCACATCTTCACGAGGAACTAAGCGTGTATGTTTTGTTATTGCTTA CTATCTGGTTCTTGACG TCCCAGCTCAATGTGATAATG GGGGCGATGACATTCGGGAAGCCGGCACAGAGGGGGCACGCATAGTGTCTGTAGAAGCAGTGGGAGAGATCTTGGATATACTCAAGTCTTACGGGTATCATGAG ATCGATACTGCCCGAGTATACACAAACGGGACCTCTGAGGAGCTCCTGGGCGAAGCGGACTGGAAAAAACGAGGTTTGGTAGTGGAAACTAAACTTTACCCTTCTGGACCAATCAAGCACACCCCCGAG GGGATACGAGAATACTTGGGCAAGTCGCTAGATGCACTCAAGACGGACAGTATCGAACTCTTCTATCTGCATGCACCGGATCGCTCTACTCCCTTTGAGGTAACTTTCAAAGCGGTGGATGAGTTGCACAAAGAAGGCAAGTTTGCCAAG GATATGAACGTCCAGCCTGAAGCAGGGTCCCGTTTCGACCCCAACAGACCTGATGGACAATCCAAGAACTACAG GGCTCGTTACTGGAGCGAGACCCATTTTCGAGCGCTGAGCATTATCGAAAAGGCCACTAAGGAACATCAGCTCACTATTGCAGAATGCGCTCTGAGGTGGATCAATCACCATTCACTGCTGAAAGC TGGATATGGCGATGCGATCATTATCGGTGCGAGCAGCAAGGACCATGTAGAATCC AACTTGGGGGACCTGGAAAAAGGGCCTTTGCCAGCGCCTGTGGTTGAGGCACTAGATGAGGCGTGGGAGGTCCTACGGGCGTCGGTCCGCAAGTACTGGCACTAG
- a CDS encoding translation initiation factor SUI1 — translation MSVQNLTKYDPFADEGDALGESNVGSQQNYIHIRIQQRNGRKTLTTLQGLPKEYDSKKLLKAFKKEFACNGTLVDDEELGKVIQLQGDQRLKISTFLTDEGIPKSTIKLHGF, via the exons ATGAGCGTTCAGAACCTCACGAAATACG ACCCCTTCGCGGACGAGGGTGATGCTTTAGGCGAATCCAACGTTGGCTCTCAACAGAATTACATCCACATCCGTATTCAACAGCGTAACGGTCGCAAGACCCTCACTACACTCCAAGGTCTTCCCAAAG AGTACGATTCCAAGAAGCTTCTCAAGGCTTTCAAGAAGGAGTTTGCGTGTAATGGTACTTTAGTTGACGACGAGGAACTTGGCAAAGTTATTCAGCTTCAAGGTGACCAACGTCTCAAGATCTCTACTTTCCTAACCGACGAGGGTATTCCAAAG TCAACCATCAAGTTGCACGGTTTCTGA
- a CDS encoding U4 small nuclear ribonucleo 27 kDa, with the protein MSDRRGGQRTTTAGTRGIGEPEIAMVETTMAAANAGEAVLGVPDEVAAAREIEMEEFVTLLITDRRTIPKDDDRREHRRDDRARHDDDRGPARRDDGRGSRDDRDKDRDSRQRKPGVEDSSAKPPNGPPPPEPDAPPPRDSNVGGEIEEGEDMEEDEEDMMAAMGFGGFDSTKGKSVNGNQQGAANVKKQRTWRQYMNRKGGFNRPLDKVK; encoded by the exons ATGTCTGACCGCCGCGGAGGACAGC GGACTACGACCGCCGGGACACGCGGGATTGGCGAACCAGAGATCGCGATGGTCGAGACGACTATGGCCGCAGCGAACGCAGGAGAAGCCGTTCTCGGAGTCCCAGACGAGGTGGCCGCAGCGAGAGAGATAGAGATGGAAGAG TTTGTGACGTTATTGATTACAGACAGACGGACGATCCCGAAGGACGATGACCGGCGGGAACACAGGCGAGACGACCGAGCCAGACACGATGATGATCGTGGCCCAGCTCGAAGGGATGACGGCCGCGGTTCTCGTGACGACAGGGACAAGGACAGGGATTCACGCCAGCGAAAACCTGGTGTGGAAGATTCATCAGCGA AGCCCCCCAACggtccacctccaccagagCCTGATGCTCCACCGCCACGAGACTCAAATGTAGGGGGCGAAATCGAGGAAGGTGaagacatggaagaagacgaggaggacaTGATGGCTGCCATGGGCTTTGGTGGATTTGACAGCACCAAA GGAAAATCCGTTAATGGGAACCAGCAAGGTGCCGCTAACGTTAAGAAGCAGAGGACGTGGCGTCAATACATGAACCGGAAGGGAGGCTTCAACAG ACCTTTGGACAAAGTCAAGTGA
- a CDS encoding carbon-nitrogen hydrolase has product MSNSAFEAKPFRLSLVQLGGTGDDKAANLEHAKEMVLKAAQPVDGKKTNLIVLPECFNSPYGHMHFPNYAETIGYKPGEAYDVSASKSESVKALSTMAKETGIWLLGGSIPERDEVDGELVAIHRKVHLFDIDIPGGITFKESETLTGGTKLTSFETEFGKIGLGICYDVRFPEMAMIAARKGCVAMLYPGAFNLTTGPLHWELLQRARAVDNQIYVAMCSPARDMSAGYHAWGHSMVVDPMGKVIATTEHEEAIIHADIDPEVIRKTRSGIPVTIQRRFDVYPDVSI; this is encoded by the exons ATGTCTAATTCTGCCTTCGAAGCAAAACCGTTTCGGCTTTCTCTTGTCCAGCTTGGAGGAACCGGTGATGATAAAGCGGCGAACTTGGAGCATGCGAAGGAAATGGTCTTGAAGGCCGCCCAGCCTGTTGATGGGAAGAAAACCAATTTGATTGTGTTACCT GAGTGCTTCAATTCCCCTTATGGGCATATGCATTTCCCGAACTATGCCGAAACAATTGGGTACAAGCCAGGCGAAGCGTATGACGTATCTGCTAGCAAAAGCGAGAGCGTCAAGGCCCTGTCCACAATGGCGAAAGAGACAGGTATTTGGCTATTGGGAG GTTCTATTCCGGAGAGGGATGAAGTCGATG GGGAATTGGTGGCAATTCACCGCAAGGTTCATCTCTTTGATATTGATATTCCTGGAGGCATTACCTTCAAG GAAAGCGAAACACTCACGGGTGGAACTAAGCTCACATCGTTCGAAACAG AGTTTGGAAAAATTGGGCTAGGAATCTGCTATGATGTGAGGTTCCCAGAAATGGCCATGATTGCGGCTCGAAAAG GTTGCGTCGCTATGCTTTACCCCGGCGCATTCAACTTAACCACTGGTCCGTTGCATTGGGAGCTCCTCCAGCGTGCAAG GGCTGTGGATAACCAAATATACGTGGCTATGTGCAGCCCAGCCCGAGACATGTCTGCTGGGTACCATGCT TGGGGACATTCAATGGTAGTAGATCCTAT GGGTAAAGTAATTGCAACTACCGAGCACGAGGAGGCGATTATACATGCAGACATCG ATCCCGAGGTGATTCGAAAGACACGCAGTGGGATTCCAGTTACTATTCAGCGCCGCTTTGATGTGTACCCCGACGTGTCTATCTAG
- a CDS encoding DnaJ domain protein, producing MVKETKFYDLLEVSPDCSDADLKKAFRKKALRLHPDKGGDPDLFKEVSHAYEVLADSQKRAAYDRFGEAGLQDSGMPSDHQDLFSQLFGGGGGFFGGGGSRNQGPRKGKDLHHRVAASLEDLYKGKVTKLALTRHVICSKCSGKGGKEGAVRKCGGCQGRGVKVMLRQMGPMLQQIQQPCGECDGTGEVINQKDRCKTCNGKKVVSERKFLEVHIDKGMKGGQPITFAGESDQAPGVEPGDVIIIVDEKPHERFRREGNDLYAEVELDLLTALGGGSFSILHLDDRALNVPIHPGEVIKPGSMKVIPGQGMPSHRHHEPGSLFVKLNIKFPDFIEPTLIPHLEAALPAREPPKTYPKEIHVEEVDMADLDARQQEQAQRSQDAMDEDDDEQPRVQCANQ from the exons ATGGTGAAAGAGAC TAAATTCTACGACCTGCTTGAGGTCTCTCCCGACTGTTCCGATGCCGACTTGAAGAAAGCTTTTAGGAAAAA GGCGCTTCGCCTTCACCCTGACAAGGGTGGTGACCCAGATCTCTTCAAAGAGGTTTCGCATGC ATACGAGGTCCTCGCCGATAGTCAGAAGCGCGCTGC TTATGATCGTTTTGGCGAGGCTGGTCTTCAGGATTCCGGAATGCCCTCGGACCACCAAGACCTGTTCTCACAGCTCTTTGGTGGCGGAGGAGGATTCTTTGGTGGAGGCGGCTCCCGCAACCAGGGACCACGAAAGGGCAAAGATCTACATCACCGTGTCGCTGCTTCGCTCGAGGATCTTTACAAGGGGAAGGTTACGAAACTCGCACTTACACGACACGTTATCTGTTCCAAGTGCAGCGGCAAGGGCGGTAAAGAAGGTGCGGTTCGCAAATGTGGCGGATGCCAGGGTCGCGGTGTGAAGGTCATGCTGCGTCAAATGGGCCCGATGCTACAGCAAATCCAGCAACCGTGCGGTGAATGTGATGGCACAGGCGAGGTTATCAATCAGAAAGATCGATGCAAGACATGCAATGGCAAGAAGGTTGTTTCTGAGCGCAAGTTCCTCGAGGTTCATATCGACAAGGGTATGAAGGGAGGGCAGCCCATCACTTTTGCAGGCGAAAGCGACCAGGCGCCAGGCGTCGAGCCCGGAGATGTTATCATTATTGTGGACGAAAAGCCTCATGAACGTTTCAGGCGTGAAGGCAATGACTTGTATGCGGAAGTCGAGCTTGACTTGCTCACAGCACTTGGTGGAGGCTCCTTCTCGATATTACACCTTGATGATCGCGCCCTGaacgtccccatccacccTGGAGAGGTAATCAAGCCAG GCTCCATGAAGGTAATTCCAGGCCAAGGAATGCCATCCCATAGGCACCATGAACCTGGTAGCCTGTTTGTCAAACTCAACATTAAATTCCCTGACTTTATCGAGCCGACTCTCATCCCCCACTTGGAGGCCGCACTGCCTGCTCGCGAGCCACCCAAGACATACCCCAAAGAGATCCACGTGGAAGAAGTTGACATGGCAGATCTCGACGCGAGGCAGCAAGAACAAGCACAGCGAT